The Aneurinibacillus migulanus genome contains the following window.
CTGGATTATCCATATACGATGAAGCCGGTATACGTTATCGGCTATCAGTATATGGGTAGTGCATCGATGGCAGCAAACGCTAATCTGTGGGCCGATAGCTACGCTAACTTCGGATACCTGGGGCTATTCGTATTCACGATGCTATTGGGGGCGGTGCTGTGGCTATTCGACAGCATTACCCGGCACTGCGAGTATCAGGTGAAATGCCTGATGCTTGGCATACCGACGTTTGCGCTATCCAATTCGGCGCTTTTAACCACCCTTCTTACGCACGGTATTCTTCTGGCCCTTATCTTGGCCTATATTCTACCGAGCATAAAGAAGAAGGAGGAGAGCGAAGCGACATTCTCTCCTGAAGAAATATGGAAGAAGAGCATGCCGCTATCACCTGTTGCTTCATTATCACAATATACGGAGCGTGACTTATGAGAAATTTTGTAATCTGCCACCTCACATCCGTTCATCCACCGATGGATACAAGGATTTTTACGAAAGAATGCAGCTCGCTTGCGGGTGCCGGATATGAGACGCATCTCATCGTACCGGATGCGCCCGCAGGTATGCATAACGGGGTCCGCTTTCATTCGATTACACGCGGACGGGGCAGACTGAACCGCATGACAAAGACGGTACGTGATGTCTACCGTAAAGCGATAGAGATCGATGCGGATGCGTATCATTTCCATGACCCGGAATTGCTTCCGGTAGGTCTGCTGCTCAAGATGAAAGGCAAAAAAGTTGTCTATGACGTGCATGAAGATGTACCGCGGCAAATTCTCTCAAAGTATTGGATTCCTGCACCACTGCGCAAGGTTATCTCCCGCACGTTCGAAACGTTCGAGAACTTCGCGGCAAAACGATTTGATACGATCGCGGCAGCAACGCCATTCATCAGCAAGCGATTCGCCCGTATTGGCTGCCACTCCCTGTATGTTAACAATTATCCGCTTCTAGCTGAATTCGTGACGCCGGAGCGGGATTGGTCGCGCAAGGAACGGGCCGTCACATATGTGGGCGGTATCAGCGTGAAACGCGGCATTCAAGAGATGGTAAAAGCCATGGGAAGAACCGATACGAAGTTGCTTCTGGCAGGCAAGTTCATTCCGGCATCACTTCGTGACGAGACAACCCGAATTCCTGGCTGGGAGCGTGTAGAGGAGTTCGGACATGTAAGCCGTGAGGAAGTGCAGCAAATACTGGGACGCAGCATGGCTGGGCTGGTCACGCTCCATCCGATTATCAATTACAAGGATGCGTTGCCTGTAAAGATGTTCGAATATATGGCTGCTGGCATCCCGGTCATTGCTTCTGACTTTCCGCTCTGGCGCGAGATTGTTGAAGGGAATGAGTGCGGCATCTGCGTCGATCCGCTTGACGATAAGCAAATTGCCGAAGCGATTCAATATCTTGTCGATCATCCCGAAGAAGCCAAGCGAATGGGTGACAATGGCCGACGTGCCATTGAGGAGAAATATAGCTGGGAGATGGAAGCCAAAAAGCTTGTTGCGATGTATGAGGGCTTCGGACCTGGAACGCAGCGGTCGATACCGCTTCAAAAGCAGGCATCTTCACAGTAAATTTGCTTTTAACCGTACGATTGCATCCATCTTACTCCGTAGAGAAAGGGGGAGAGAAAAAAGAAATGAACATTTGGATTTTTAACCATTATGCAATTGCGCCTGGTGCAAGCGGGGGAACACGTCACTATGATCTAGCAAGAGAGCTTGTAAAACGCAATTATAACGTAACAATTTTCGCCTCTTCTTTCTCTCATCAGGAACGCAAGGAACGTTATATTCCGGAGCCGGACATGAAGTGGAAGGAAGAGACATATAACGGCGTCCGCTTCGTCTGGATTAAAACCCCGGAGTACAAGCGTAACGACTGGCGACGGGTTGCCAATATGCTGAGCTATACTGTGCAATCGTATATGCTGGGCAAGAAAAGGAACGAAAAGCCGGATCTTATTATCGGAACGCTTATGCATCCGCTGGCCGCGCTGGTCGGCTGCATGCTGGCACGTAAATACAAATGCACCTTCTATTTTGAGGAGCGTGATCTCTGGCCGCAGACGCTTATCGATTTAGGTAAAGTGTCCAGCAATAATCCTGTCGTCTGGATGCTTCGCAAGCTGGAACACTTCCTATATAGAAATGCGCGGCGGATTATCGTCTTATTTGACAAAGCTGACCAGTACGTTGCCGGGCAAGGCTTCGATACCGAAAAGGTAGTCTATCTGCCGAACGGAGCAGATCTGGACCGGTATAAAGGGGATACCCTGCTCTCCAACGACCTGGAGCGGGTATTCGCTTCTCTGGAAGGAAAACTTGTTGTGACGTATACGGGGGCGCACGGGATAGCCAATCATCTTGACCCGATACTGGATGCGGCAGGCATTCTTAAAGATAGGAACAATCAGATTCACTTCGTTATGGTAGGGGATGGACCGGAGAAGCAACGGCTTGTGGAACGGGCGAGACAAGAGAAACTTACCAACATTACGTTCGTTCCTCCGGTCAAAAAAGAAGATATTCCGACTATCCTGCTTCGCTCCGATATCGGCGTGATTTCTATGCAGGATGCGGAGATTTATAAATGGGGCTTCAGCTTGAATAAGATGTACGATTACATGGCCGCCTCCCTTCCGATTGTGCTGCTGTGCCAGCTTGAGGAAACGCCGATTGAGATGTCCGGTGCCGGAATGAAGGTCAGCAATCCGAAGCAGATGGCGGAATCACTGCAATTCCTGGCACTGAACCGTACTGCGCTACAGCAGATGGGCGAGAAGGGACGCAAGTATGTAGAGAACAATCACGCATGGAAGAAACTCGCTTACCGCTTGATGGATGTCATCGAAAAAGATATCCCGGTACGCGATATAAACGCTGTGTCGGTACAGGCGGTACGCACCTTACCGAAAAATGAGAGGAAGGAATACAACGCATGAATATTACGTTTGGAAAAAATACCATCATCGAAGATTCGGTCGTATTGGGTGAGAATGTCACCATCGGTCATAATGTCATCATCTATGAGGGCAGTGTCATCGGAGATAACGTCATCATCCAGGATAATGTCATTATTGGTAAGCAGCCGACCAAAGCGAAAAACTCGGTTTTAAAAGAAGTGAAGAAAAATCCACCTGTTATCATCGGCGACGGTTGCACGATCGGAACGTCATCTATTATTTATGCCGGTGCGATACTGGAAAACGATGTATTCGTCGCTGACCTTGCTACCATTAGAGAGCGCGTAACAGTGGGAGAAAGAACGATTGTTGGTCGTGGTGTCGCCATCGAGAATGATTGCACAATCGGACGCAAGTGCAAGCTGGAGACGAATTGCTATATTACCGCATATTCCAATCTGGGCAACTATGTATTCGTTGCACCATGCGTTGTGACTAGCAACGATAACTATATGGCCCGCAGCAAAGAGCGTTTTGACAAGATGAAGGGTGTAACGGTAAAAGACGGCGGCCGCATCGGGGCAAACGCGATTACATTGCCGGGCATCACGATTGAAGAGGACGGAACGGTCGCGGCTGGCAGCATCGTAACCCGTGATGTGAAGAAAGAAGAACTGGTTGTCGGCATCCCGGCCAAGAAGTTGCGGGACGTGCCGCAGGATCAATTGCTACGCAACCAGGAATAACTTATATAGAGCAGCGAAACGGAGGGAGAAGCATGGTGAAACGGTCATTCGATCTTGTTTGCTCACTTTCTCTGCTATTCATCACGCTTCCGATTATCGGGGCATGTGCTCTGCTGGTCCGACGCAAACTTGGCACACCGGTTCTGTTTAAACAGGAGCGTCCCGGGCTTCATGGCAAGCCATTTCATATTTATAAGTTCCGTACGATGACGGATGAACGGGACGGACATGGGAATCTGCTTCCAGACGATGTGCGTTTGACCCGGTTCGGCCGACTGTTGCGTAAGCTTAGCCTTGACGAGCTGCCGCAGCTATTTAATGTAGTGAAAGGCGACATCAGCCTTGTTGGGCCGCGCCCGCTGCTGATGGAATACTTGCCCAGGTACACGTCACGGCAGGCCCGTCGCCATGAGGTTAAGCCAGGCATTACTGGATGGGCACAAGTAAACGGACGCAACGCGATTAGCTGGGAGGAGAAATTCGAGCTCGATGTGTGGTATGTCGAGAACCAGTCGTTCTGGCTTGATTTGAAAATCCTGTGGCTGACCTTCTTTAAGGTCATTCGTTCAGAAGGCGTTAGCAAAGAAGGCCATGCGACCATGACGAAGTTTATGGGACAGACACAAGCACATGAAAACGAACGAAAGAAGGCGTAAGAATGATGAATCAGCGGATTTATTTATCTCCCCCACATATGGGTGGAGAAGAACAAAAATATATTGCCGAGGCGTTTGAAACGAACTGGATTGCGCCGCTCGGCCCAAATGTGGAAGGCTTTGAGCTCGAACTGGCTGAGTACGTCGGTGTGCAGGGAGCACTTGCACTTAGTTCCGGTACGGCAGCAATTCACCTCGCGTTGCGTCTACTGGATGTTAGCGCAGGCGATACGGTATTCTGCTCCAGTTTGACCTTTGTGGCAAGCGCTAATCCGATACTGTACCAGGGTGCGACTCCGGTATTTATCGATTCGGAGCCGAATACATGGAACATGTCGCCGGACGCACTGGAGAGAGCGATGCAGGATGCTGAGACGGCAGGAACGCTTCCGAAAGCGGTCGTCATTGTCAATCTGTACGGGCAAAGCGCGGACATGGAGCCGCTGCTGGCCATCTGCGACCGCTACGGTGTGCCAGTTATTGAAGATGC
Protein-coding sequences here:
- a CDS encoding glycosyltransferase family 4 protein yields the protein MRNFVICHLTSVHPPMDTRIFTKECSSLAGAGYETHLIVPDAPAGMHNGVRFHSITRGRGRLNRMTKTVRDVYRKAIEIDADAYHFHDPELLPVGLLLKMKGKKVVYDVHEDVPRQILSKYWIPAPLRKVISRTFETFENFAAKRFDTIAAATPFISKRFARIGCHSLYVNNYPLLAEFVTPERDWSRKERAVTYVGGISVKRGIQEMVKAMGRTDTKLLLAGKFIPASLRDETTRIPGWERVEEFGHVSREEVQQILGRSMAGLVTLHPIINYKDALPVKMFEYMAAGIPVIASDFPLWREIVEGNECGICVDPLDDKQIAEAIQYLVDHPEEAKRMGDNGRRAIEEKYSWEMEAKKLVAMYEGFGPGTQRSIPLQKQASSQ
- a CDS encoding sugar transferase, encoding MKRSFDLVCSLSLLFITLPIIGACALLVRRKLGTPVLFKQERPGLHGKPFHIYKFRTMTDERDGHGNLLPDDVRLTRFGRLLRKLSLDELPQLFNVVKGDISLVGPRPLLMEYLPRYTSRQARRHEVKPGITGWAQVNGRNAISWEEKFELDVWYVENQSFWLDLKILWLTFFKVIRSEGVSKEGHATMTKFMGQTQAHENERKKA
- a CDS encoding glycosyltransferase family 4 protein, with protein sequence MNIWIFNHYAIAPGASGGTRHYDLARELVKRNYNVTIFASSFSHQERKERYIPEPDMKWKEETYNGVRFVWIKTPEYKRNDWRRVANMLSYTVQSYMLGKKRNEKPDLIIGTLMHPLAALVGCMLARKYKCTFYFEERDLWPQTLIDLGKVSSNNPVVWMLRKLEHFLYRNARRIIVLFDKADQYVAGQGFDTEKVVYLPNGADLDRYKGDTLLSNDLERVFASLEGKLVVTYTGAHGIANHLDPILDAAGILKDRNNQIHFVMVGDGPEKQRLVERARQEKLTNITFVPPVKKEDIPTILLRSDIGVISMQDAEIYKWGFSLNKMYDYMAASLPIVLLCQLEETPIEMSGAGMKVSNPKQMAESLQFLALNRTALQQMGEKGRKYVENNHAWKKLAYRLMDVIEKDIPVRDINAVSVQAVRTLPKNERKEYNA
- a CDS encoding acyltransferase — encoded protein: MNITFGKNTIIEDSVVLGENVTIGHNVIIYEGSVIGDNVIIQDNVIIGKQPTKAKNSVLKEVKKNPPVIIGDGCTIGTSSIIYAGAILENDVFVADLATIRERVTVGERTIVGRGVAIENDCTIGRKCKLETNCYITAYSNLGNYVFVAPCVVTSNDNYMARSKERFDKMKGVTVKDGGRIGANAITLPGITIEEDGTVAAGSIVTRDVKKEELVVGIPAKKLRDVPQDQLLRNQE